Proteins encoded by one window of Epinephelus moara isolate mb chromosome 18, YSFRI_EMoa_1.0, whole genome shotgun sequence:
- the nptx1l gene encoding neuronal pentraxin 1 like, with protein MQATKNGICWRLFLLSCLFLESSAQDFGGQTQFICTSVPKDMDICAATLQNSVPGEDLKTTVMQLRETVLQQKETIMNQKETIRELTSKLARCESQSGAEPGDARPGGRRKEAGTKNTMGDVSRGPADTLTQLSQTLQSLKQRLENLEQFSRSNNSVQANSLKDLLQSKIDDLEKQVLSRVNSIEEGKPGLRNETEQRGRVESTLTSLHQRITDLEKGQRENRPLDKFQLTFPLRTNYMYAKVKKSLPEMYALTVCMWLKSNASPGVGTPFSYAVPGQANELVLIEWGNNPMEILINDKVAKLPFLINDGKWHHICVTWTTRDGVWEAFQDGVKRGSGENLAPYHPIKPQGLLILGQEQDTLGGGFDATQAFVGDLANFHIWDRKLSVGEIYNLATCSSKAQVGNVFAWMETSLDIYGGASKWTFEACRQLN; from the exons TTTGCGCAGCCACTTTGCAGAACAGCGTGCCGGGAGAGGACTTGAAGACCACTGTTATGCAGCTGCGGGAGACGgttttgcagcagaaagagaCCATCATGAACCAAAAAGAGACTATCAGAGAACTGACCTCAAAGTTGGCTCGGTGTGAGAGCCAGAGCGGCGCCGAACCCGGGGACGCGCGGCCCGGCGGCAGGAGGAAAGAAGCTGGGACCAAAAACACAATGGGGGATGTATCGAGGGGCCCCGCTGACACTTTGACGCAACTATCACAGACTTTACAGTCGCTGAAGCAGAGATTAGAAAACCTGGAG CAATTCAGCAGAAGTAACAACTCGGTGCAGGCGAACAGCCTCAAAGACCTGCTCCAAAGTAAAATCGACGACTTGGAGAAGCAGGTGTTGTCCCGGGTGAACAGCATCGAAGAGGGGAAGCCCGGGCTCCGGAATGAGACGGAGCAGCGTGGGAGAGTGGAGTCCACCCTCACGTCTCTACACCAGAGGATCACCGACCTGGAGAAAG GTCAAAGAGAAAACAGGCCTCTGGATAAATTCCAGCTCACGTTCCCGCTGAGAACCAACTACATGTACGCTAAAGTGAAGAAGAGTTTGCCGGAGATGTACGCCCTCACCGTGTGCATGTGGCTCAAGTCCAACGCGTCACCGGGAGTGGGCACACCTTTCTCCTACGCAGTTCCGGGTCAAGCCAACGAGCTGGTCCTTATAGAGTGGGGAAACAACCCAATGGAGATACTAATAAATGACAAG GTTGCTAAACTGCCCTTTCTCATCAATGATGGAAAGTGGCATCACATCTGCGTAACCTGGACCACTCGTGATGGTGTTTGGGAAGCCTTCCAAGATGGCGTCAAGAGGGGGAGTGGAGAGAATCTGGCTCCATATCATCCAATCAAACCACAGGGCCTGCTGATCCTCGGTCAAgagcag GACACGCTCGGAGGAGGATTCGACGCCACACAAGCTTTTGTCGGAGACCTGGCAAATTTTCACATCTGGGATCGGAAACTATCTGTGGGAGAGATTTACAATCTGGCCACGTGCAGCAGCAAAGCGCAAGTGGGCAACGTTTTTGCATGGATGGAGACAAGCCTTGATATTTACGGAGGTGCCTCGAAGTGGACATTTGAAGCTTGTCGCCAGCTCAACTGA